One Burkholderia cepacia genomic window carries:
- a CDS encoding CpaF family protein, producing MTFGTRNRPPADPVPAERTEPVNAPRPPAPAPMPTRAAADSREALIRSSKFDAIRHAVFTSMNMSAALMKTRDEVRAGIEQVAAHTVERERLKITAGEQVLIVDAILNDMFGVGPIEPLLADDTVTDILVNGPDQVYVERAGRLELTSLKFRDDAHVASVAQRIAAAVGRRVDESSPMVDARLADGSRVNVVLPPIAMRGPSISIRKFAKRDITLARMAQQGNISHPMLQVLKVACACRLNIVISGGTGSGKTTLLNALSQHIEQHERIVTIEDAAELQLLQPHVVSLETRPENTEGLGGISQRDLVRNALRMRPDRIILGEIRGPEAFDVLQAMNTGHDGSMTTIHANSPRDAISRLESMVMMANANLQLLSIRRQIASAVHLFVQIERMRDGVRRVTRITEIVGMEGEVVITQDLFAFRQEGDTTRDAVKGVFEASPLRPGFAARAAYYGVEDALAEVFRQ from the coding sequence GTGACGTTCGGTACCCGCAACCGGCCGCCGGCGGACCCCGTGCCGGCCGAGCGCACCGAGCCTGTCAACGCGCCGCGCCCGCCCGCGCCCGCGCCGATGCCGACCCGCGCGGCGGCCGATAGCCGCGAGGCGCTGATCCGGTCGAGCAAGTTCGACGCGATCCGCCACGCGGTGTTCACGTCGATGAACATGTCGGCGGCGCTGATGAAGACGCGCGACGAGGTGCGCGCGGGCATCGAGCAGGTGGCCGCGCACACGGTCGAGCGCGAGCGCCTGAAGATCACGGCCGGCGAGCAGGTGCTGATCGTCGATGCGATCCTGAACGACATGTTCGGCGTCGGGCCGATCGAGCCGCTGCTGGCCGACGACACGGTCACCGACATCCTCGTCAACGGGCCCGACCAGGTGTACGTCGAGCGCGCGGGCCGGCTCGAGCTCACGTCGCTGAAGTTCCGCGACGACGCGCACGTGGCGAGCGTCGCGCAGCGGATCGCGGCGGCGGTGGGGCGGCGCGTCGACGAGAGCAGCCCGATGGTCGATGCGCGGCTCGCCGACGGCAGCCGCGTGAACGTCGTGCTGCCGCCGATCGCGATGCGCGGCCCGTCGATCTCGATCCGCAAGTTCGCGAAGCGCGACATCACGCTCGCGCGGATGGCTCAGCAGGGCAATATCTCGCACCCGATGCTGCAGGTGCTGAAGGTCGCGTGCGCATGCCGGCTGAACATCGTGATCTCGGGCGGCACCGGCTCGGGCAAGACGACGCTGCTCAACGCGCTGTCGCAGCATATCGAGCAGCACGAACGGATCGTGACGATCGAGGACGCCGCCGAGCTGCAGTTGCTGCAGCCGCACGTCGTGAGCCTCGAGACGCGCCCGGAAAATACCGAGGGCCTCGGCGGGATCTCGCAGCGCGATCTCGTGCGCAACGCGCTGCGGATGCGGCCCGACCGCATCATCCTCGGCGAGATTCGCGGCCCCGAGGCGTTCGACGTGCTCCAGGCGATGAACACGGGGCACGACGGCTCGATGACGACGATTCACGCGAATTCGCCGCGCGACGCGATCAGCCGGCTCGAGAGCATGGTCATGATGGCGAACGCGAACCTGCAGCTGCTGTCGATCCGCCGCCAGATCGCGAGCGCCGTGCACCTGTTCGTGCAGATCGAGCGGATGCGCGACGGGGTGCGGCGCGTGACGCGGATCACCGAGATCGTCGGGATGGAAGGCGAGGTGGTCATCACGCAGGACCTGTTCGCGTTCCGTCAGGAAGGCGACACGACGCGCGATGCGGTGAAGGGCGTGTTCGAGGCATCGCCGTTGCGGCCGGGATTCGCGGCGCGCGCCGCGTATTACGGCGTCGAGGATGCGCTCGCCGAGGTATTCCGGCAATGA
- a CDS encoding CpaD family pilus assembly lipoprotein: protein MRIRTTVAALGLLTPLGLAGCLSAPPPVNLPDARTIGFDGARAVPPDCATLMQPSHLVDAGYARPGVPFGCATYANLAAMLARPEDLVAPVPYGGADAQAAADAVRRYVEDRVKQPTPGKTLTTGSPGR, encoded by the coding sequence ATGCGAATTCGAACGACCGTCGCCGCGCTGGGCCTGCTGACGCCGCTGGGGCTCGCGGGCTGCCTGTCGGCGCCGCCGCCGGTCAACCTGCCCGATGCGCGGACGATCGGCTTCGACGGCGCGCGCGCGGTGCCGCCCGATTGCGCGACGCTGATGCAGCCGTCGCATCTCGTCGACGCGGGGTACGCGCGGCCCGGCGTGCCGTTCGGCTGCGCGACCTACGCGAACCTCGCGGCGATGCTCGCGCGGCCGGAGGATCTCGTCGCGCCCGTGCCGTACGGCGGCGCGGACGCGCAGGCCGCGGCCGACGCGGTGCGCCGTTACGTCGAGGATCGCGTGAAGCAGCCGACGCCCGGCAAGACGCTGACGACCGGCTCGCCCGGCCGCTGA